Proteins from one Triticum aestivum cultivar Chinese Spring chromosome 7A, IWGSC CS RefSeq v2.1, whole genome shotgun sequence genomic window:
- the LOC123150345 gene encoding L-type lectin-domain containing receptor kinase IX.1-like: MAPRRFLLLAVAASLGAASAAASVDYTPYVRASVCSDSNYTDGSPYEVQLDNLLHDLRDGAIGNGGFFQTDKGHWPTHVYGQAMCYVDCDWSMCELCLQVAPSYVMTKGCPNNKRGAIMYDWCYQRYSDEQFFGHGDFFEHGMSAQGGSNGDDAVSMNQTMWELVTGLIAEAAGSPRRIANGSQTYVDSRGNSQVMYGLVQCALGFSPSECTNCLNTTLASMPGTATTAKFRRYGCYITHAPDPIDVSTPRPQSAGGPRRPNRRLVVAVCAASGSVFMLICISISVRLLLRRLERRTHSPRVASNEADEAMEHEFRQGTGPRRFCYSELAAATDNFSDAKKLGEGGFGPVYRGFLKDLRMEVAIKRVSKGSRQGRKEYASEVRVISRLRHRNLVQIIGWCHAGRELLLVYELMQNGSLDLHLYSADNVLWWPVRHRIVLGIGSALLYLHQDWEQCVLHRDIKTSNVMLDASFNAKLGDFGLARLVDHDRGAHTTELAGTLGYMDPECTITGRASTESDVYSFGVVLLEIACGRRPTTARPDGTLIHLAQRVSELHGQGRILDAADPRLDGNFDLQEMECVLVVGLWCACHDQSLRPSIRQAVNVLRLEAPLPERMPPVGQAAGPLLMPDSDSTGHSSSSTQQLI, from the exons ATGGCTCCGCGCCGCTTCTTGCTCCTGGCCGTGGCCGCCTCGCTCGGCGCAGCTAGTGCTGCCGCCTCTGTTGACTACACACCGTATGTCCGGGCTTCTGTCTGCTCGGACAGCAACTACACCGACGGCAGCCCGTACGAGGTCCAGCTCGACAACCTTCTCCACGACCTCCGGGACGGCGCAATTGGGAATGGCGGCTTCTTCCAGACCGACAAAGGCCACTGGCCAACCCATGTATACGGCCAGGCCATGTGCTACGTCGACTGCGACTGGTCAATGTGTGAGCTCTGCCTGCAGGTGGCGCCGTCCTACGTGATGACCAAAGGATGCCCGAACAACAAAAGGGGCGCCATCATGTACGACTGGTGCTACCAACGCTACTCAGACGAGCAATTCTTCGGCCACGGCGACTTCTTCGAACATGGGATGAGCGCACAAGGTGGGAGCAACGGCGACGACGCGGTCTCCATGAACCAGACGATGTGGGAGCTGGTGACCGGGCTCATAGCGGAGGCTGCGGGGTCGCCGCGGCGGATCGCCAACGGGAGCCAGACGTACGTGGACTCGAGAGGTAACTCCCAGGTGATGTACGGCCTGGTGCAGTGCGCCCTAGGCTTTTCGCCGAGCGAGTGCACCAACTGTCTTAACACCACACTGGCGAGCATGCCCGGAACCGCCACCACCGCTAAGTTCAGGAGGTACGGCTGCTACATCACCCACGCGCCCGATCCCATCGACGTCTCCACGCCTCGTCCGCAATCTGCAG GAGGTCCGCGCCGCCCAAACCGACGGCTCGTCGTGGCGGTGTGCGCCGCTTCGGGTTCCGTCTTCATGTTGATCTGCATCAGCATCTCGGTACGGCTCCTTTTGCGCCGTCTAGAGAGAAGAACTCATTCTCCCAGGGTAGCGTCTAACGAAGCCGATGAGGCCATGGAACACGAGTTCAGGCAAGGGACCGGGCCCAGGCGATTCTGCTACAGCGAGCTGGCAGCTGCCACGGACAACTTCTCGGACGCCAAGAAGCTCGGAGAAGGCGGGTTCGGCCCAGTGTACAGAGGGTTCCTGAAGGACCTGAGGATGGAGGTGGCTATCAAGAGAGTGTCCAAGGGCTCTAGGCAAGGGAGGAAGGAGTACGCCTCCGAGGTGAGGGTAATAAGCCGGCTTCGGCACCGCAACCTCGTGCAGATCATTGGCTGGTGCCACGCCGGCCGCGAGCTCCTCCTGGTCTACGAGCTAATGCAAAATGGCAGCCTCGATCTTCACCTTTACAGTGCGGACAATGTACTATGGTGGCCAGTCAG GCATAGGATCGTGCTGGGGATCGGCTCTGCGCTTCTCTACCTGCACCAAGACTGGGAGCAGTGCGTCCTGCACAGGGACATCAAGACGAGCAATGTGATGCTGGACGCGTCGTTCAACGCCAAGCTCGGCGACTTCGGGCTCGCCAGGCTCGTCGACCACGACAGAGGGGCGCACACGACGGAGCTCGCCGGCACGCTGGGGTACATGGACCCCGAGTGCACCATCACCGGCAGAGCCAGCACCGAGTCGGATGTCTACAGCTTCGGTGTCGTCTTGCTTGAGATCGCGTGCGGACGGAGGCCTACCACGGCTCGACCGGACGGCACGCTCATCCACCTGGCACAGCGGGTGTCAGAGCTGCATGGGCAAGGGAGGATACTTGACGCGGCCGACCCACGGCTGGATGGCAACTTCGATCTCCAAGAGATGGAGTGCGTGCTGGTAGTCGGCCTCTGGTGCGCGTGCCATGATCAGAGCCTAAGGCCGTCCATAAGGCAGGCCGTCAATGTGCTACGACTGGAGGCGCCGCTCCCCGAGAGGATGCCGCCGGTTGGCCAAGCGGCCGGCCCTCTTCTCATGCCGGACTCCGATAGTACGGGTCACAGCTCCAGCTCCACTCAGCAGCTAATATGA
- the LOC123154325 gene encoding replication protein A 32 kDa subunit B has protein sequence MSRDPSGFMVPSAHGASVDPLLRAEWIPDGNGGGITRWKDAPPDTLIPCTAKQIKDMGTGIIDASNFLTATGVEVTTVRLLGKMVNKQVSDNSVFFTLADETGCVKARVWFENGIDVMCSASISDGVYVKLTGRLRAELGVPVVAAYSLSVVTNFNDITHHFLDCIYVHLMMRSDHAKRVVHSLALIPFAASAPLASTARRVPERRLSVKAEEENLTDMIMGFLDQPGIGALEHGVSVNLVVEHLGIPESEARSTLDKLADLGCVFQTIDDDHFKSCAE, from the exons ATGAGCCGGGATCCTTCAGGCTTCATGGTGCCGAGCGCGCACGGCGCCAGTGTTGATCCCCTCCTCCGGGCTGAATGGATCCCGGATGGCAACGGAGGCGGCATTACGAGGTGGAAG GACGCACCGCCGGACACCTTGATTCCATGCACCGCGAAGCAGATAAAAGACATGGGCACAGGGATCATTGACGCGTCGAACTTTCTCACTGCAACGGGCGTGGAGGTGACTACG GTCAGGCTGCTAGGAAAAATGGTGAATAAGCAAGTGTCTGATAACTCCGTCTTCTTCACCCTGGCCGACGAGACGGGTTGCGTCAAGGCACGCGTCTG GTTCGAGAACGGCATCGATGTCATGTGTTCAGCGAGCATCAG TGATGGTGTGTACGTCAAATTAACCGGTCGCTTGCGTGCCGAGCTCGGCGTGCCCGTAGTTGCAGCCTATTCATTGAG TGTGGTGACAAATTTCAACGATATCACTCATCATTTCCTGGACTGCATCTATGTTCATCTGATGATGCGAAGCGACCATGCTAAACGCGTCGTGCACTCTCTTGCTCTCATCCCATTTGCCGCATCCGCACCACTGGCTAGCACTGCACGCCGTGTCCCAGAG CGTCGTTTGAGTGTGAAGGCCGAGGAAGAAAATCTCACTGATATGATAATGGGATTTCTGGACCAGCCGGGGATCGG CGCACTCGAGCATGGAGTTAGTGTGAACCTGGTGGTGGAACATCTTGGTATACCAGAATCAGAAGCAAG ATCGACGCTCGACAAGCTTGCTGATCTCGGATGCGTGTTCCAGACAATTGACGATGACCACTTCAAATCTTGTGCTGAATAG
- the LOC123154138 gene encoding uncharacterized protein: protein MSSGSHGSSASSRFRSGGTSPIPYRVHPMDYEPSINCYCGRKAPLLTSWTDANPGRRYLCCSRATGCGFWRWFDPRASPYLRQLLLDLRSKIVRMEGENALLHMSLDQALCKARRRQSFSSRLVAILLMVILFFICVSAWSGVPSA from the exons ATGTCATCCGGTAGCCATGGCAGCTCTGCCTCTTCTCGTTTCCGGAGCGGAGGTACATCTCCCATCCCGTACCGTGTGCACCCCATGGACTACGAGCCTTCCATTAACTGCTACTGCGGCCGAAAGGCACCGCTCCTGACCTCTTGGACCGACGCCAATCCCGGCCGGAGGTACCTGTGCTGTTCACGGGCGACA GGATGCGGGTTCTGGCGCTGGTTTGACCCGAGGGCTAGCCCCTACCTTAGACAGCTACTCCTCGATCTGCGAAGCAAGATCGTTCGCATGGAGGGCGAGAACGCACTGTTGCACATGTCTCTGGATCAAGCCCTGTGCAAAGCAAGGCGCCGACAGAGCTTCAGCTCGCGGCTCGTTGCGATTCTACTGATGGTAATTCTGTTCTTCATCTGCGTCTCGGCTTGGTCTGGTGTACCGTCTGCTTGA